One Heptranchias perlo isolate sHepPer1 chromosome 31, sHepPer1.hap1, whole genome shotgun sequence DNA segment encodes these proteins:
- the barhl1a gene encoding barH-like homeobox 1a, producing the protein MEGSNGSSFGIDSILSHRPVSPVLPKGDSLMGDCRSPPEMKAGLSPVSDAASEQSSPSSPGPECGDAAPQLAGAAGGIESQPHPAQVCAAPQPRTATSSFLIRDILGDCKPLAACAPYSSSGQAPQESAHKHGEEFRDKLDKRENSSSDTEYKVKEEAEREISSSRESPPVRLKKPRKARTAFTDHQLAQLERSFERQKYLSVQDRMELAASLNLSDTQVKTWYQNRRTKWKRQTAVGLELLAEAGNYSALQRMFPSPYFYHPNVVSNLDPTAMYMYRGPTAPHPVIQRPIVPRVLIHGLAAGGEQPPPLPGLAGVLPRPPQPR; encoded by the exons ATGGAAGGGTCCAACGGCTCCAGCTTTGGGATTGACTCGATTTTATctcacaggccagtcagccccgtCTTGCCCAAAGGAGATTCGTTGATGGGCGACTGCAGGTCTCCCCCGGAGATGAAAGCCGGCCTGAGCCCAGTATCGGATGCGGCCAGCGAGCAGAGCTCGCCTTCGTCGCCTGGACCGGAGTGCGGCGATGCGGCGCCGCAGCTGGCAGGGGCCGCTGGCGGAATCGAGTCGCAGCCGCATCCGGCGCAGGTCTGTGCGGCTCCCCAGCCCAGGACTGCTACCTCCTCCTTCCTCATCAGAGACATTCTGGGCGACTGCAAACCTTTGGCGGCCTGTGCCCCGTATTCGAGCAGCGGCCAGGCTCCCCAAGAATCAGCGCACAAACACGGAGAAGAATTCAGAGACAAACTGGACAAAAGGGAGAACTCATCTTCAGACACGGAATACAAAG TCAAagaagaggcggagagagagatctCGAGTAGCCGGGAGAGCCCGCCTGTCCGGTTGAAGAAACCCCGCAAAGCCCGCACGGCGTTCACTGACCACCAACTTGCTCAGCTGGAGAGGAGCTTCGAGAGACAGAAGTACCTGAGTGTGCAGGACAGGATGGAACTGGCGGCTTCCCTGAACCTGTCAGACACCCAGGTCAAAACCTGGTACCAGAACAGGAG AACGAAATGGAAAAGACAGACGGCGGTGGGACTGGAACTTTTGGCAGAGGCTGGCAACTACTCGGCCCTACAACGCATGTTCCCATCACCTTATTTCTATCACCCCAACGTCGTTTCCAACCTGGACCCGACTGCCATGTACATGTACCGGGGTCCTACCGCTCCTCATCccgtcatccagcgacccatcGTCCCCCGGGTGCTCATCCACGGACTAGCAGCGGGGGGCGAGCAGCCGCCGCCTCTCCCCGGCCTCGCAGGTGTCCTTCCTCGGCCACCTCAGCCACGGTGA